The following coding sequences lie in one Marispirochaeta sp. genomic window:
- the pflA gene encoding pyruvate formate-lyase-activating protein, protein MKGFEGNRNRIGSSLDTRNTVARVHSVETFGTLDGPGIRYVLFFQGCPLRCKYCQNRDTWDHGGGSVKTLDEVEEDILRYRSFMDSSGGGFTAGGGEPLLQAEFLSSLFQRLKSKGIHTALDTSGFCTLSAAVKELLASTDLILLDIKHIDEARHRELTGVSSGPVRAFAEYAASRGVPFRIRHVIVPGYTDDPQSAADTAAFIRSLPGVQQVDLIPYHELGKFKWEALGKKYPLEGVSPPGADTMKMLEEIFGGCGLPVLS, encoded by the coding sequence ATGAAAGGCTTTGAAGGAAACCGAAACAGAATCGGATCTTCCCTGGATACCCGGAACACGGTCGCCCGAGTTCACTCGGTGGAGACCTTCGGTACCCTCGACGGTCCCGGAATCCGTTATGTTCTTTTTTTTCAGGGCTGTCCCCTGCGCTGCAAATACTGCCAGAACAGGGACACCTGGGATCATGGCGGGGGAAGTGTTAAAACCCTGGACGAGGTCGAAGAGGACATCCTGCGCTACCGCTCTTTCATGGACTCCTCCGGCGGTGGTTTTACCGCCGGAGGAGGAGAGCCTCTGCTGCAGGCGGAATTTCTGTCTTCCCTTTTTCAGCGGCTGAAAAGCAAAGGCATCCATACCGCCCTGGATACCTCCGGGTTCTGTACTCTTTCTGCGGCGGTAAAGGAGCTGCTCGCGTCTACAGATCTTATTCTTCTGGATATCAAGCACATTGATGAGGCCCGGCATCGTGAGCTTACCGGGGTATCCTCAGGTCCGGTCAGAGCCTTCGCGGAGTACGCCGCGTCCCGGGGGGTCCCCTTCCGGATCCGCCATGTCATCGTTCCGGGATACACGGACGATCCGCAGTCCGCCGCGGATACCGCCGCCTTTATCCGGAGTCTGCCGGGGGTGCAGCAGGTCGATCTGATACCCTACCATGAGCTGGGAAAGTTCAAATGGGAGGCCCTGGGAAAGAAGTATCCCCTGGAAGGGGTGAGCCCTCCGGGAGCGGATACCATGAAGATGCTGGAGGAGATATTCGGCGGCTGCGGGCTGCCGGTACTGAGCTGA
- a CDS encoding RbsD/FucU domain-containing protein, giving the protein MLKGIPKILPPELLKILMEMGHGDELVIGDGNFPHASCARRLVRCDGHNTPELLQAVLELLPLDTFVEKPAGLLEVVPGDNTRPKRWDEFRSIVGNAHPEFKEFEYIERFEFYERAKKAYAVVATGDQALYACIILKKGVLPGE; this is encoded by the coding sequence ATGCTTAAAGGTATTCCTAAGATTTTACCGCCGGAACTCCTGAAGATTCTGATGGAGATGGGTCACGGCGACGAACTTGTGATTGGGGATGGGAATTTTCCCCACGCATCCTGTGCACGGCGTCTGGTACGCTGTGACGGGCACAACACCCCCGAGCTGTTGCAGGCAGTTCTGGAGCTCCTGCCCCTCGATACCTTCGTCGAGAAACCGGCAGGACTGCTTGAAGTGGTTCCGGGAGATAACACCCGGCCAAAGAGATGGGACGAGTTCAGAAGTATCGTCGGAAACGCCCATCCGGAATTTAAAGAGTTCGAGTATATTGAGCGCTTCGAGTTCTATGAACGGGCGAAGAAGGCTTATGCAGTCGTTGCAACCGGAGACCAGGCTCTCTACGCCTGTATTATCCTCAAGAAAGGTGTACTCCCCGGTGAGTAG
- a CDS encoding fucose isomerase, with protein MQKQITFGVIPATRNIFNAELAISGRRSLLALLEKKGYGTVVLDENATPTGCVETYKDAKICADLFKRKRDDIDGIIVILPNFGDELGVVNTLALADLKVPVLIQAANDEQNKVGVSERRDAFCGKLSVCNNLYQYDIEFTDTSLHTCDIEGELFAHDLDRFARICRTVKGLKNARIGAIGARPAAFQTVRFSEKLLQATGITVVPIDLSEIIARSSKMDNGTAEVRELRNRIGDYGTIPDYIPEKNILTQARFSVAVNEFMAENELDASAIQCWDSLEYNYGCASCLTMSMMGENQMPSACEMDIAGAVSMYTLLLASGNSPGFLDWNNNFNYGENKCVCTHCSNYPKSFMGSNVEISNLDILGNTIGADRCFGAIKGKVAPGPFTFFRISTDDRRGLIKSYLGKGEFTDDPYGMDGGIAVCKVGNLNTLLQHLTRNGFEHHVAMSRGDSADIIDEAVGRYLGWELYRHS; from the coding sequence ATGCAGAAACAGATTACCTTCGGGGTCATACCTGCCACCAGGAATATCTTCAATGCCGAGCTGGCCATCAGCGGCCGCCGTTCGCTTCTGGCGCTGCTTGAGAAAAAAGGCTACGGAACCGTCGTCCTCGACGAGAACGCAACACCGACCGGCTGTGTTGAAACCTATAAAGACGCAAAGATCTGCGCCGATCTCTTTAAACGGAAGCGGGACGATATTGACGGTATTATCGTCATTCTGCCCAACTTCGGCGATGAACTGGGCGTAGTAAATACCCTGGCCCTTGCAGATCTGAAGGTACCTGTTCTGATCCAGGCTGCCAACGATGAACAGAACAAGGTCGGCGTCAGCGAGCGCCGGGATGCCTTCTGCGGTAAACTCTCGGTCTGCAACAATCTCTATCAGTATGACATCGAGTTCACTGACACAAGTCTTCACACCTGTGATATCGAGGGCGAGCTCTTTGCGCATGACCTCGACCGTTTCGCCCGTATTTGCCGTACGGTCAAGGGTCTGAAGAATGCACGCATTGGTGCAATCGGAGCCCGCCCGGCAGCTTTCCAGACAGTCCGCTTCTCCGAGAAACTGCTGCAGGCAACAGGTATTACCGTCGTTCCCATTGATCTGTCCGAGATAATTGCGCGGTCGTCAAAAATGGACAATGGTACAGCAGAGGTAAGAGAGCTGCGAAACCGTATCGGCGATTACGGTACGATTCCAGATTACATTCCAGAAAAGAATATACTGACCCAAGCCCGGTTTTCAGTCGCCGTGAATGAGTTCATGGCGGAGAATGAGCTCGACGCCAGCGCGATCCAGTGCTGGGACAGTCTGGAGTACAACTACGGATGCGCCTCCTGCCTCACAATGAGTATGATGGGTGAGAATCAGATGCCCTCTGCCTGCGAGATGGATATCGCCGGTGCCGTCTCAATGTATACACTGCTTCTTGCATCCGGAAACTCCCCCGGATTTCTCGACTGGAACAACAACTTCAATTACGGTGAAAACAAGTGCGTATGCACCCACTGCTCAAACTATCCTAAGAGCTTCATGGGTAGCAATGTCGAGATATCGAACCTTGACATCCTCGGCAACACTATAGGAGCCGACCGCTGTTTCGGAGCGATCAAAGGGAAAGTAGCCCCGGGGCCGTTTACCTTCTTCAGAATCTCAACCGATGATCGCAGGGGCCTTATCAAATCCTACCTTGGCAAGGGTGAGTTCACCGATGACCCTTACGGTATGGACGGAGGGATCGCGGTCTGCAAAGTCGGCAATCTTAATACCCTGCTTCAGCACTTGACCCGGAACGGTTTTGAACACCATGTTGCAATGAGCCGCGGTGACTCAGCCGACATCATCGATGAGGCTGTCGGACGCTACCTGGGTTGGGAACTCTACCGTCACAGCTAA
- a CDS encoding ABC transporter permease, with product MKNTFSQIGALKQKNLSIGMILMQARTFIALFLLTIAFTIILGERGINFLAPINLITITKHVAITAILGIGMTFVILTGGIDLSVGSIVGLCGMIAGGLINEGVVLPMFGITIYFQVWVIILIAAAIGTLIGLVNGILIARFNVAPFIGTLGIMYIARGFANIRSGGATFPNLQGDPSLGNTGFPFLGAGKIIGIPVSIWILVLLLILAVYVARKTPLGRHIYAIGGNSRAAELSGVKVKRVTMLVYAFSGFCSALVGLIIASQLVASHPATGESYELSAIAAVVLGGTSLDGGIGSVGGTIIGAFVIGILGDGLVMMGVSEFWQNVIKGVVIIAAVIFDQLQQRMKSRAAVSSPSVSAVIGEETKSDKQGV from the coding sequence ATGAAGAACACCTTTTCGCAAATCGGAGCACTTAAACAAAAAAACCTTTCCATAGGTATGATTCTTATGCAGGCGCGCACCTTCATTGCGCTGTTTCTGCTGACTATCGCCTTCACAATAATACTGGGTGAACGGGGAATCAATTTTCTGGCGCCCATTAACCTGATTACAATAACCAAGCACGTCGCCATCACCGCCATCCTGGGCATCGGCATGACCTTCGTAATCCTGACCGGCGGAATAGACCTTTCAGTTGGCTCTATTGTCGGTCTCTGCGGGATGATCGCCGGAGGACTGATCAACGAGGGCGTAGTTCTGCCGATGTTCGGTATAACCATATACTTTCAGGTCTGGGTGATTATTCTGATCGCTGCCGCGATTGGCACCCTGATAGGACTGGTGAACGGCATCCTGATAGCACGCTTCAATGTGGCCCCCTTTATCGGGACCCTGGGCATTATGTACATCGCCCGGGGCTTCGCCAATATCCGCTCGGGCGGAGCGACTTTTCCCAATCTGCAGGGCGACCCGTCTCTTGGCAACACCGGTTTTCCATTTCTCGGCGCCGGCAAGATTATCGGGATACCGGTCTCAATCTGGATTCTCGTGCTGCTCTTGATACTGGCGGTATACGTCGCTCGCAAAACTCCCCTGGGCAGACATATCTACGCTATCGGAGGGAATTCCCGGGCGGCGGAGCTGTCAGGTGTTAAGGTAAAGCGGGTCACAATGCTCGTTTACGCCTTCTCCGGTTTCTGTTCGGCCCTGGTCGGGCTGATCATCGCCTCTCAGCTTGTAGCGTCCCATCCGGCAACCGGAGAGTCCTACGAGCTCTCTGCTATCGCGGCGGTTGTACTGGGCGGAACGAGTCTCGATGGCGGAATCGGCTCAGTAGGCGGGACCATCATCGGCGCCTTCGTCATCGGCATCCTCGGAGACGGTCTGGTGATGATGGGCGTTTCCGAGTTCTGGCAGAATGTTATAAAGGGCGTCGTGATCATCGCGGCGGTTATATTCGATCAGCTGCAGCAGCGCATGAAGTCCCGGGCCGCAGTCAGTTCACCAAGCGTAAGTGCTGTCATCGGAGAAGAGACAAAATCGGACAAACAGGGAGTTTAG
- a CDS encoding sugar ABC transporter ATP-binding protein yields the protein MMPEKTEEIILRADGVSKIFPGTVALNRVDFNVYRGKVNVLVGENGAGKSTLMKILAGVEYPSGGRILLKSKEVEFHSPSQSAEMGIGIIYQEMNLFPNLNVSENIFIARERVNGLGAIEHAAQEDFTRGLMKKLKQEIDPRALVSELRIGQQQIIEIAKALAQEAEILIMDEPTSALSTSEVEILFEMIDELKAQGVSIIYISHRLEELLQIGDYITVLRDGQLVTEEKIPSIDLPWIVRQMVGGAEKEIFAGEVHETGEVLMECRNLTLRSEPDGLSVNSVSFSLHQGEILGIYGLMGAGRSELLEVLMGIHREAEGDIYIDGRRIESQTIRGRIRDGFALIPEDRQREGLVQTMSVSHNITLASLFRIARRGIHLCKSDEDREVNRLIKEMSLKTAGSGVLVSSLSGGNQQKVVIGKSLLTEPRILLMDEPTRGIDVAAKGEVFAIMNRLAKQGLGIIFVTSEIMELRANSDRILVMSKGRLTGEFPRSEASEEKLVEASAVGHMTTSMRA from the coding sequence ATGATGCCGGAAAAGACAGAAGAAATAATCCTGCGTGCTGATGGTGTGAGTAAGATTTTTCCCGGAACGGTCGCCCTCAACCGGGTCGACTTCAATGTCTACCGCGGAAAGGTTAATGTACTGGTCGGAGAAAACGGTGCCGGAAAATCAACGCTGATGAAAATACTGGCCGGCGTGGAGTACCCGTCAGGCGGCCGGATACTGCTCAAGTCAAAGGAGGTCGAATTTCATTCGCCCTCCCAATCCGCAGAGATGGGGATCGGCATCATTTACCAGGAGATGAATCTCTTTCCGAACCTTAACGTCAGTGAAAATATCTTTATAGCCAGGGAGCGCGTCAATGGCCTGGGGGCCATAGAACACGCCGCCCAGGAGGATTTTACCCGAGGCTTGATGAAAAAGCTGAAACAGGAGATTGATCCCCGCGCCCTGGTAAGCGAACTGAGAATTGGTCAACAGCAGATCATCGAGATCGCCAAAGCCCTGGCCCAGGAGGCCGAAATCCTTATTATGGATGAGCCGACCTCCGCCCTGTCAACAAGCGAAGTGGAGATCCTCTTCGAGATGATCGACGAACTGAAGGCACAGGGGGTCTCCATCATCTACATTTCGCATCGCCTCGAGGAGCTCCTTCAAATAGGAGATTACATTACCGTACTCAGGGACGGACAGCTGGTTACCGAAGAGAAGATCCCCTCTATCGATCTGCCCTGGATCGTTCGGCAGATGGTAGGCGGCGCGGAGAAAGAGATCTTCGCCGGCGAGGTTCACGAGACCGGTGAAGTGCTGATGGAGTGCCGCAACCTTACGTTGCGGAGCGAACCCGACGGCCTCTCGGTAAACAGCGTCAGTTTTTCTCTCCACCAGGGTGAAATCCTTGGTATCTACGGACTGATGGGAGCAGGCCGCTCGGAACTGCTGGAAGTACTGATGGGGATCCATCGTGAGGCGGAAGGCGACATCTATATCGACGGCAGGAGAATCGAAAGCCAGACCATCAGGGGACGAATCCGCGACGGTTTTGCGCTGATTCCTGAAGACCGTCAGCGGGAGGGCCTCGTCCAGACCATGTCGGTCTCTCACAACATAACCCTCGCCAGTCTATTCAGAATTGCACGGCGGGGAATCCACCTGTGTAAGAGCGATGAAGACCGTGAAGTCAACCGTTTGATAAAGGAGATGTCCCTCAAGACCGCTGGCTCGGGAGTGCTGGTCAGCAGCCTGAGTGGAGGTAACCAGCAGAAGGTTGTAATCGGCAAAAGCCTTCTGACTGAACCGCGAATTCTGCTGATGGACGAGCCTACACGGGGAATCGATGTTGCAGCCAAAGGCGAAGTTTTCGCGATCATGAACCGTCTTGCCAAACAGGGTCTCGGTATCATATTCGTAACCTCGGAGATAATGGAGCTGCGGGCTAATTCCGACAGAATCCTTGTCATGTCCAAGGGAAGACTGACCGGTGAGTTCCCACGGTCGGAAGCGAGCGAGGAAAAGCTGGTGGAGGCATCCGCCGTCGGCCATATGACAACGAGCATGCGGGCATGA
- a CDS encoding DUF2291 domain-containing protein: MIRLSPTVRLFCLFLVAGLILGCTIVRHDEETNGDSNALTIYFDDGTFNAKLYVDSVWEEQVLPRLKSEAVELNRLLEELARDPGAAIKAYGYRIEVTAPFNFMVKGKARISEVNLESAAATVSLDKTGPDSNPVQIQIGPVLKGTAIRDSMDFISFEDFTNQLEFANVSREMNNLIKEQLLTSLDRESLEDSTIEFLGAFQWVEGQGILITPVQLRIGGE, encoded by the coding sequence ATGATCAGACTATCCCCCACTGTACGACTATTCTGTCTGTTTCTTGTTGCCGGCCTGATACTCGGCTGCACTATCGTGCGCCACGATGAAGAGACAAACGGTGACAGCAACGCGCTTACAATCTATTTTGACGACGGCACCTTCAATGCAAAACTCTATGTTGATTCGGTATGGGAGGAGCAGGTACTTCCGCGACTCAAATCGGAGGCCGTCGAACTCAACCGGCTGTTGGAAGAGCTTGCCCGTGACCCTGGTGCTGCAATTAAAGCCTACGGATACAGAATCGAAGTAACTGCTCCCTTCAACTTTATGGTTAAAGGAAAGGCCAGGATTTCAGAAGTCAACCTGGAGTCAGCGGCAGCAACCGTTTCCCTCGACAAAACCGGTCCCGACAGCAACCCGGTACAGATTCAGATAGGCCCGGTCCTCAAGGGCACGGCGATCCGCGACTCAATGGATTTTATCAGCTTTGAAGATTTTACCAATCAACTGGAGTTCGCCAACGTCTCCCGCGAGATGAACAACTTAATCAAAGAGCAGCTACTCACCAGCCTGGACCGCGAATCGCTTGAGGACTCCACCATAGAGTTTCTCGGTGCTTTCCAGTGGGTCGAGGGACAAGGGATCCTCATCACGCCTGTACAGCTCAGGATCGGGGGTGAATGA
- a CDS encoding D-ribose ABC transporter substrate-binding protein encodes MKKIALIFVLLSFVLVGSWAGGEQEKPDAKKLIVVITPSHDNPFFKTEASAAEHEALQLGYEVLVLSHDDDSNLQDQQFDLAISSGAAAIICDNAGADATIGPVRRAKEAGIPTFLIDREINQTGLAVSQIVSNNYQGAVVGGEKFVELMGEKGKYVELVGKESDTNAGIRSKGYHEVIDQYPELEMVARQSANWSQTEAFSKMESIIQANPDIKGVISGNDTMAMGAMAALKAAGMGDVTVVGFDGSNDVRDSVLAGDIKATVLQTCAYNARLAVQQADKYIKTGSTGAPEKQLTDCVLIDISNAGKLDNFVLSE; translated from the coding sequence GTGAAGAAAATAGCTCTTATTTTTGTATTACTTTCGTTTGTACTCGTCGGCTCATGGGCAGGAGGCGAACAGGAAAAACCGGATGCAAAGAAGCTGATCGTCGTCATTACACCGTCCCATGACAACCCATTCTTTAAAACTGAGGCGTCTGCAGCCGAACACGAGGCTCTTCAGCTCGGCTACGAGGTCCTGGTGCTCTCCCATGATGACGACTCGAACCTTCAAGACCAGCAGTTCGACCTTGCTATCTCTTCAGGCGCAGCGGCTATCATTTGTGATAACGCAGGCGCCGATGCAACGATCGGACCGGTACGCCGGGCGAAAGAGGCCGGGATTCCGACCTTTCTTATCGACCGCGAAATCAACCAGACCGGCCTTGCTGTAAGCCAGATCGTCTCCAACAACTATCAAGGCGCGGTCGTCGGAGGTGAGAAGTTCGTTGAACTTATGGGCGAGAAAGGCAAGTATGTTGAACTGGTTGGAAAGGAATCTGACACAAACGCCGGTATACGGTCAAAAGGTTACCATGAAGTGATTGACCAGTATCCGGAACTTGAAATGGTCGCCCGGCAGAGCGCCAACTGGAGCCAGACGGAAGCTTTTTCAAAGATGGAATCGATCATCCAGGCCAATCCGGACATTAAAGGGGTTATCTCGGGTAACGACACAATGGCAATGGGCGCTATGGCAGCTCTGAAAGCAGCCGGAATGGGCGATGTTACAGTCGTCGGCTTCGACGGCTCCAACGATGTCCGAGACTCTGTTCTCGCCGGAGACATCAAAGCAACTGTTCTGCAGACCTGTGCCTACAATGCACGCCTGGCAGTTCAGCAGGCCGACAAATACATCAAGACAGGTTCTACCGGTGCTCCAGAGAAACAACTCACCGACTGCGTATTGATAGACATCAGCAACGCCGGCAAGCTGGACAACTTCGTCTTAAGCGAATAG
- a CDS encoding transketolase has translation MQNRYRLQPAEIAEAARKIRKRIISMNSAAGEGHTGADLSEADILSTLYFNVLRVDPDIPEAPDRDRFILSKGHGVGGYYCTLAEAGFIDPALLDTYLKADSLCPGHPVRQKTPGIELNTGALGHGLPVAFGLALAARKQRAGWKTWVLLGDGELAEGSNWEAAMAAAHYHLDNLVCIVDRNGLQLADRTESILGLEPLGDKWRSFGFDVSEADGNDPADLLRVIGRLEEGNGKPKVIIASTVKGKGVSFIEDQAAWHHRIPVGEEISAAIKELD, from the coding sequence ATGCAGAACAGGTACCGTCTTCAACCGGCTGAGATCGCCGAAGCGGCACGAAAGATCAGGAAGAGGATAATCTCGATGAATTCAGCGGCAGGTGAAGGGCATACCGGTGCTGATCTCTCCGAAGCCGATATTCTTTCAACTCTTTATTTTAACGTTCTACGTGTTGATCCGGATATCCCGGAGGCACCGGACCGGGATCGTTTTATTCTTTCCAAGGGGCACGGTGTGGGAGGCTACTACTGCACCCTGGCCGAAGCGGGATTTATCGATCCGGCGCTTCTCGATACCTATCTCAAGGCCGATTCGCTCTGTCCCGGGCATCCGGTCAGACAGAAGACCCCCGGGATCGAACTCAATACCGGCGCGCTGGGACACGGTCTTCCGGTTGCCTTTGGATTGGCTTTGGCGGCGAGAAAGCAGAGGGCAGGCTGGAAGACCTGGGTTCTTTTGGGCGATGGGGAACTGGCTGAGGGATCCAATTGGGAGGCGGCAATGGCTGCCGCTCATTATCATCTCGACAATCTGGTCTGTATTGTGGATCGAAACGGTCTTCAACTGGCCGATCGAACCGAGAGCATCCTGGGGCTGGAACCTTTGGGCGATAAGTGGCGTTCCTTCGGGTTCGATGTCAGCGAGGCCGATGGAAACGATCCTGCCGACCTTCTGCGGGTGATCGGTCGATTGGAGGAAGGAAACGGCAAGCCAAAGGTCATAATCGCATCGACGGTAAAGGGAAAAGGGGTCTCTTTTATCGAGGACCAGGCAGCATGGCACCACCGCATCCCGGTGGGAGAGGAAATCAGCGCAGCGATAAAGGAGCTTGACTAA
- a CDS encoding transketolase C-terminal domain-containing protein gives MNAGLRETAVEQFMEEVAAGTNLVVLVSDSTSTSKISPFQKKYPDRLVNVGIAEQNLVGAAAGMALGGMIPVTANATPFLVGRSNEQVKNDICYSDTNVKLIGLNPGFAYGSLGPTHHAIDDISIMRGFGRIEIFAPQDPRETRGILRYAIGRKGPVYIRLDSISVEDLPGTDADFTPGRLTLHRKGGDCAVLALGTAAHKALAAAETLSGEGIQAEVIGISSVRPVDREGLKELCSRYTRLITVEEHSVHGGIGSLMAECIAEEGTGSRLMRLGVPEGEFAPASPREAIRQKFGLDAAGIADQMRIMMRK, from the coding sequence ATGAATGCCGGATTACGTGAAACTGCGGTAGAGCAGTTTATGGAAGAGGTGGCCGCCGGTACGAACCTGGTCGTGCTGGTCAGCGATTCGACGTCAACATCGAAGATTTCGCCCTTCCAGAAAAAGTATCCCGATCGTCTTGTAAACGTCGGAATCGCCGAACAGAATCTGGTCGGGGCTGCGGCCGGAATGGCCCTGGGGGGAATGATCCCTGTGACTGCAAATGCAACCCCTTTTCTGGTTGGCCGGTCGAACGAACAGGTGAAGAACGATATCTGCTACTCCGATACCAATGTAAAGTTGATCGGACTCAATCCGGGCTTTGCTTATGGTTCTCTTGGACCGACCCACCATGCGATCGATGATATATCAATTATGCGCGGGTTCGGCCGAATCGAGATATTCGCACCCCAGGATCCGCGGGAGACCCGGGGGATTCTACGGTATGCAATCGGCCGTAAGGGACCGGTCTATATCCGGCTCGATTCGATATCGGTGGAGGATCTTCCCGGTACTGACGCAGACTTTACGCCCGGGCGCTTGACACTTCATCGCAAAGGAGGCGATTGTGCCGTACTGGCCCTCGGCACCGCAGCTCATAAGGCCCTTGCTGCGGCTGAAACACTGTCCGGAGAAGGAATTCAGGCCGAGGTAATCGGTATCTCTTCGGTACGACCCGTTGATCGTGAAGGGCTGAAGGAGCTGTGCAGTCGATATACACGGCTCATAACGGTAGAAGAGCACTCGGTTCATGGCGGAATCGGCAGTCTGATGGCGGAATGTATTGCTGAAGAGGGAACAGGAAGCCGTCTCATGCGTCTTGGTGTCCCAGAGGGTGAGTTCGCTCCCGCCAGTCCCCGCGAGGCTATCCGGCAGAAGTTCGGACTCGATGCGGCGGGAATTGCCGACCAGATGCGGATAATGATGCGAAAATAG
- the glpK gene encoding glycerol kinase GlpK, giving the protein MAKRVILAIDQGTSGSKAVLFDTAGVILARATVPLESLYPSPGFVEQEPEEIIRTVVEAVRLAVNNYTSGGGEAADIVCCGISNQRETFLLWDGDGQPYSKAVVWQCKRSVQVCERLKADDVEEELNRRTGLIIDPYFSGTKLVWLKENRGDIARAIGRSEVFFGTVDSWLLYRLSRERSYATDYTNASRTLFMNLNDLSWDSNMLSVLGLEGLRLPALHSSSSLFGHTDFDGILPEAVPITGMIGDSHAAAFGEHCFDHGTAKATLGTGSSILMNAGPIRPMSTNGLVSTICWSAGERVDYALEGIIVSCGSTITWLRDQLGFFSESRETEEIATSVPDNGGVCLIPAFAGLGAPYWKMDQRGLITGLTFGSGRAHIVRAGLESVAYQVKDVISTMENDAGRALTALRVDGGLTANDFVMNLMADLLGVSVEAIELTEASALGAAFLAGLGAGVFGSIEEIAGISYNSVNYKPVKGRNSTAGYQMWKDQIGRL; this is encoded by the coding sequence ATGGCGAAGAGAGTTATTCTGGCTATAGATCAGGGAACAAGCGGTTCAAAAGCGGTACTGTTTGATACCGCGGGTGTAATCCTTGCCCGGGCTACCGTCCCTCTTGAGTCCCTTTATCCTTCTCCCGGTTTCGTGGAGCAGGAACCGGAAGAGATTATCCGCACAGTGGTTGAAGCTGTTCGCCTGGCGGTGAATAACTATACCAGCGGCGGAGGGGAGGCTGCGGATATCGTATGTTGCGGAATCTCCAACCAGCGCGAGACCTTTCTGCTCTGGGATGGGGATGGGCAGCCGTACAGCAAGGCCGTCGTCTGGCAGTGTAAGCGTTCAGTACAGGTTTGTGAGCGTCTGAAGGCTGATGATGTTGAAGAGGAGTTGAACAGACGGACAGGTCTTATCATCGATCCCTACTTCTCAGGAACAAAGCTCGTTTGGCTGAAGGAGAACCGCGGGGATATCGCCCGGGCGATCGGCAGAAGCGAGGTCTTTTTCGGGACCGTCGACAGCTGGCTCCTTTACAGACTGAGCCGTGAAAGGAGCTACGCTACCGATTACACTAACGCTTCACGCACCCTCTTCATGAACCTCAACGATTTGAGTTGGGATTCCAATATGCTTTCAGTCCTCGGTCTCGAAGGGCTCAGACTCCCCGCGTTGCATTCCTCTTCATCGCTCTTCGGCCATACTGATTTCGACGGAATACTACCTGAAGCAGTTCCGATTACCGGGATGATCGGTGATTCTCACGCTGCAGCCTTCGGCGAACACTGCTTCGACCATGGGACCGCCAAGGCGACCCTGGGTACAGGTTCGTCGATTCTGATGAACGCCGGGCCAATACGGCCCATGTCGACAAACGGGCTGGTTTCGACCATCTGCTGGAGCGCTGGCGAGCGGGTCGACTACGCGCTGGAGGGCATTATTGTCTCCTGCGGTTCCACAATAACCTGGCTTCGGGATCAGCTGGGGTTCTTTTCAGAGAGCCGGGAGACCGAAGAAATTGCAACCAGTGTTCCCGATAACGGCGGTGTCTGCCTGATCCCGGCCTTTGCCGGGCTGGGAGCGCCTTATTGGAAGATGGATCAGCGTGGCCTCATTACGGGACTTACTTTTGGAAGCGGACGTGCCCATATTGTCAGAGCGGGACTGGAATCGGTCGCCTACCAGGTGAAAGATGTCATATCGACCATGGAGAACGACGCCGGGAGGGCTCTGACGGCCCTGCGCGTAGACGGCGGACTCACCGCTAATGATTTTGTAATGAATTTGATGGCCGATCTTCTCGGGGTTTCCGTGGAAGCGATTGAACTTACCGAAGCCTCGGCTTTGGGAGCGGCTTTCCTGGCAGGCCTTGGTGCCGGAGTTTTCGGTAGTATTGAAGAAATAGCGGGGATTTCATACAATTCGGTCAATTACAAACCCGTTAAGGGCCGGAATTCCACAGCCGGCTACCAGATGTGGAAAGATCAGATTGGGAGGTTATAA